The sequence below is a genomic window from Brevibacillus composti.
ACGGCAAATTATTAACTATCGCAGAGATCGCAAAGCAACTAGGGATTCCTGAATCTACGGTTCGTTTCTACCGTGATCGCTTTGAACCATTCATTCCCTTCGTAGGCGAAGGCCGAAAAAAGCGATACCTCCCCGAGGCTGCGGAAGTGCTGCGGTTTATTGCGGAAGCATTCAAGCGCAACGAAACCGCAACGGATATTGAAGAGGCTCTAAGCCGCGTGTTTTCTAGAACGGTAGAGTTTCATGACGAAACCGCAATGACCACAGCAGCAGCGCAGCAGCAACAACTTTTCGTTCCTTCTGAGCAGCTCCACATGCTTTTTACTCAATTCAGCGCTGCCATGCAGA
It includes:
- a CDS encoding MerR family transcriptional regulator, translated to MDGKLLTIAEIAKQLGIPESTVRFYRDRFEPFIPFVGEGRKKRYLPEAAEVLRFIAEAFKRNETATDIEEALSRVFSRTVEFHDETAMTTAAAQQQQLFVPSEQLHMLFTQFSAAMQTMADQKQEIGELRKQIADLRNEQAHQLERSKRLDEAMSSILEVRKEIAAIREQENRPWWKKIFK